AGCGCCGCGCCTACGCGTCGGCCGGACGAGTACCCACCGCAGGATGAAAGGATGCCGTCACCCCCAACCCGTCCCCCCTCACCAGCCCCGCGAGAACCAGGCCGGCCAATCACCGCGCACCGCAGGTGGCGATCGAACCGCTCACGCGACCGGCCGCCAGCCCCTACCAGCTCTCGCCAACCACCGCCTCAGCGAACGCATCCACCGCGTTCATGGCCGCACGGTCGCCACGGGTGTAGCCGTTGGCAAGAATCGAGAAGACCACATCGCGCCCGCCTGCAGTCTGGGCGATCCCGGTCAGGGCGGTGACGCCGGTCAGCAACCCCGTCTTTCCACGCATCCGATCTCGCGTGGTCGATGCGCGTTTCTTCAAGGTGCCATCCCGTCCCGCAATGGGCAGGGCCGCGAGCAGATCCGGAGCCATTTCGAAGCGTTGATCTGCGGCCCGCATGACCTCGACAAGAACGCGGGCCGAGACCCGGTTGTCACGAGAGAGCCCGGAACCGTCGGCCAGACGCATCCCCTCCAGGTCGATTCCCATGCTCGTGAGCTGTGCACGCATGGCGGCTAGCCCGCGCGGCCAGGTTCCGGGCTCGCTTGCAGACCCGCGGCCAAGCAACTTCACGAGGGCTTCGGCAATCATGTTGTTGCTGTTCTTCACGAAGAGCGTGACGATGCGACCCAGCGCAAACCCTTCGAAAGCCATCAGGGGTTGCGCATCTTCTGGCACCGGTGCTCGCCGTGTCGCCCCCTCCAATGCGATCCCATTGGCGGCGAGCTGCTGGCGTAGCACGGCCGCGGCATAGCGTGTGGGGTGCGCAACCGAGCGGTAGACGTCCTTCGCGTCCCCGCCGAAGGGAAGCGAGCCGGAGACGCGCACTTCCTCGGCGGTTCCGAGCGCAACCCGATCCACCGTCAGCGCCGCAGGGCTACCGGATGGACCGGTACGCGCCTGGCTGCGGAGCTCCAGATACGGAACAGGGGGATCCAGGGTGACTCGGGCCGCCTCCCCCAGCTTGGCACCCGGCGCGACCCGCACGCGGAACGCTCCGTAGTTCGCAGACAAGGCGCCAACGGGTGCGTGGTACGCGCGCGCGGAAATCGGCTGCCAACTCGGATGCCAGCGCTCGTCATCCAAGGCCCGATCATCCAGGACGAGCGGCCCACGAATCCGGACGACGCCGAGCGCACGAAGATCGGCCGCCAACCTCCACCACTGTTCGGAGGTCATCGAGGGATCGCCGGCACCCCGCACATAGAGTGCGGCAAGCTCGCCGTGGGCCCCTACCGGCCCCGGCGCGAGCACTTCCGTTTCGAAGCGGTGGGTGGGGCCCCAGGTCGCGAGGGCGGCGACGGCGGTCAGCAGCTTCTGGTTCGAAGCCGGCACCAGCGGCCGATTCGGGTGCCGGGAATAGAGCGGCTCACCGCTCTCGCGATCGACCACCAGCACCGAGAGACGCGCACTCTTCAGGCCCGGAGCCGCCAGGGCCCGATCGATCGTTTCCGAGGCATCGACGCTCGAAGCGATGAGCCCGAGGAGCAAGAGCACCCAACCCTGTCCGAACGATCGTCGCCGCATGCCCAACCTCCCTTGCGTTGCCGAACCTATCCACGGGCCCGACCGCCTGCAATCGGGCCTCGCGATGCAGGGCCGTCCGGGAGCCCCTCGGTCGTCTCGCCTTGCACCTTTGCCCGTTGCCCGCTTGTCTCTTGGGGGTCCGCACCGATGGGGGGTTTGCGGTGCTCAACGTCATCTGGATCGGCCTCGTGCTCGTCTCCGTGGTCGCGGCTGCTTTTACCGGCCGCATGGAGGCGGTCTCGAACGGTGCCCTGCAAGCCGCCAAGAGCGCGATCGAGCTCGTCATCACGCTGACGGGCGGCATGGTGCTCTTTCTCGGCCTGGTTCGCGTCGCGGCGGATGGCGGCATGTTGCGCTGGGTGGTGCGAGGGTTGCGGCCGATCCTGCGCCGGCTCTTCCCGGACGTTCCGCCCGACCATCCCGCCATGGCGGCGATGATCATGAACTTCGCCGCGAACATCATGGGGCTCGGAAACGCAGCGACGCCCTTTGGCATCAAGGCGATGGTGGAGCTGAACAAGCTCAATCCGATTCAAGGCTCGGCCACCAACACGATGGCGCTCTTCCTGGCGATCAACACCTCCTCGATCGTCCTCTTCCCGCCCACCGGCACCGTCTTCGCTCGCGTCGAGGCCGGCTCCAGCATGCCGTTCGCCATCTGGGTTCCGACGCTATTCGCCACCTTCTGCTCGACCACCGTCGCCATCACGGTGTGCTTGATGCTCCAACGGCTCCCCATGTTCCGTCCCAACCCACCGGAACGGCGCGACGCTGTCGAAGAGGAGC
This sequence is a window from bacterium. Protein-coding genes within it:
- the dacB gene encoding D-alanyl-D-alanine carboxypeptidase/D-alanyl-D-alanine-endopeptidase, which codes for MRRRSFGQGWVLLLLGLIASSVDASETIDRALAAPGLKSARLSVLVVDRESGEPLYSRHPNRPLVPASNQKLLTAVAALATWGPTHRFETEVLAPGPVGAHGELAALYVRGAGDPSMTSEQWWRLAADLRALGVVRIRGPLVLDDRALDDERWHPSWQPISARAYHAPVGALSANYGAFRVRVAPGAKLGEAARVTLDPPVPYLELRSQARTGPSGSPAALTVDRVALGTAEEVRVSGSLPFGGDAKDVYRSVAHPTRYAAAVLRQQLAANGIALEGATRRAPVPEDAQPLMAFEGFALGRIVTLFVKNSNNMIAEALVKLLGRGSASEPGTWPRGLAAMRAQLTSMGIDLEGMRLADGSGLSRDNRVSARVLVEVMRAADQRFEMAPDLLAALPIAGRDGTLKKRASTTRDRMRGKTGLLTGVTALTGIAQTAGGRDVVFSILANGYTRGDRAAMNAVDAFAEAVVGESW